The genomic stretch TGCTATTCGTGAAATCTTAGATGAAAACGGATTTTACAATGTAATGATAATGTCATACTCAGCAAAATATGCTTCTGCATTTTATGAACCATTTAGAGTAGCAGCATGTTCATCTCCACACAAAGGAGACAGAAAATCCTACCAAATGGATCCTGCTAATGCTGTTGAAGCTATTCGTGAATGTGAACTTGATGTAATAGAAGGATGCGACTTTTTAATGGTAAAACCTGCTCTCCCATACCTTGACGTGGTTCGTATGGTTCGCGACGAGTTTATGTTACCTCTTGTAGCATACAATGTAAGTGGAGAATACTCAATGATTATGGCAGCTATTGAAAAAGGATATCTCACAGAAAAAGCAATTCTCGAATCCTTGCTTTCAATTAAAAGAGCTGGAGCAGACTTGATAATTACTAATTTCGTACCTTACTTACTCTTAAATGATGTGATATAAATGGATGCTTTGGAAATTGCAAAAATAGCTCAAATTGCATCAGCACTTGAAGTAAGTGGATATCCAAAACCTGGAAATGTTCACAGAACCCGTGATTATGATGATATGGTTTTTGAAGATTTCATCATAAGCGGAATTGTAATTGGGGATGCTATTCGTGAAGCATGCAGTGATGTTGATGTTGAAAACCCTCAACTTGGAAAATACATTCTAAAAGCAGTCAGCGAAACTGACAAATGGATTAAAAACAATACTAATCTTGGAATTGTAATGATGATAACTCCAATTGCAGTTGCAGCAGCTATCAGTGATTCTTTTGATGAAATTCGTGAAAATGTTAAAGTATTAATGGCAAACACATCTGTTGATGATGCATGTGATTTGTATGATGCAATTAACATTGCTGATGCTGGTGGAATGGGTGATCAGGACGAATATGATGTTTCAAGTGACAGTGCTAAAAACGAGCTTAGAGAGAATAAACAAACCATGTACGATGTTTTAAAAATTTCAGCACCATGGGATATGTTGGCTCGTGAAATGACATCTGATATGCCTGCTGTTTTTGAAATAGGATATCCTACTTATCAGAAATTATCAAAAGAAAAATCAAAAAATGATGCTTGTGTTTTAACATTCTTAAAGATTTTATCACAGGTTCCAGATACTTTAATTTCAAGAAAATACGGCTCAGACGATGCTATAAAAGTATCAATGATGACCAGAGATTTACTTAACATTGAAGGTGAAGATGACTTTGATGAAAAAGTTGCACAATTCGATGAATTCTTATTTAAAAACAAATACAACCCTGGAACTACTGCTGATTTAACTGCAGCATCTATTTTTGTTAGCTATTTAAAAGATAACTTTGAATAAAGGAATTATTCTCCTTTATTAATATCTTTTAAGTATATTTTTTCATCACAAATTGTTTCTATTAATGATGTGTCATGGCTTACAACTAAAAAGCCCATTTTTCTTTTTTTAACTATTTTTAAAACTGAATCAAGGATTTGCACCTGTGTAATTGCATCAAGCATTGTTGTCATTTCATCAGCTATTAAAAACTGAGTATTTGGATTAAGAGATCTTAAAACGGAAAACCTTTGAAGTTCTCCTCCTGATAATTCCTGAGGATATCTTTTAAGCCACTGTTTTTGAATACAGAATTCATCTAAAAGTTCATCTGGAACGTTCCATGACTCTTCAAGAACCTGTTTCATTTTCCATTTTGGATTCATTACTTTTTCAGGGTGCTGATAAATAAGCTGAATAGGTTTAAATCCCTTTTTAGGTAGTGGATTTTCATTAAAAGTCACATTGCCTTCATAATTGTCAATATATCCGGATAAAATTTTACATAATGTTGACTTTCCACTTCCACTGTCCCCAATAAGACCTACTATTTTTTTATTATCTAACTCAAGATTGACATCCTTAAGCAAATATTTTTTAGCATTTGGATATTTAAATGAAAGATTTTCTATTTTAAGTTTCATTTTACTCACCATCCTCATATCTAAAGCATCTCACTTTTTTATTTCCTAAATCAAATAGTTTTGGTGTTTGGTTTTTACATTTTTCACATCTCATCTCACATCTTTCGTAATATGGACAGCCTTTTTGAGTTTCACTATGATGTGGCTGATGTCCTTTTACTAAATTAAATCCGTTTTCAGGAAGTGCTTTATAAAGTGATTTTGTATATGGATGGAGGAGATTTTCACCAGAGCCAGTAAAATCTTTTGTTTGTGCAATTTCTATTACATATCCTGCATATAATATGGCTATTCTGTCTGCAACATCAAGCGCAGCATAAATATCATGTGTAATTAATAAAATTCCAATTCCATCTTCTTTCATTTGTTTAAAATGATTTAATGTTTCTTTTACTGTCTTTTGGTCAAGTCCTGGAGTTGGTTCGTCTGCTACTACGATTTGAGGGTCTGATAAAAGTGCAGTTGATACAAGAACTCTTCTGGCCATTCCTCCGGATAACTGATGAGGATACATATCATCAACTTCAGGGCCTAGATTGTATTGTTCAAAGATTTCTCTTTGTTTTATTTTCTTTTTTGCTTTTTCTTCATCGTTTTTTGTATGTCCAATTGTCTGGTCGGATATTTTCATTAATGGATCAAGGAAGTTTACTGATTGTGGAACAAGTACAATATCTTTTCCTCTTATGTCTTCTTTATCCTGTTGGGTTAATTCTTTTCCTTTGTATTTGATTTTTCCGTTTAAATTTGCATTTTCTGGAAGGATTCCTAATATTGCATGTGCAAGAAGGCTTTTTCCAGAACCGCTTGAACCTAATATTGCTAATAATTCACCTTTGTTTAAATCTAGTGTTAAATCAGTTATAATATTCAAATTTTGCTGTTTTAATCCGTGAGTATATTGAATAAATGAAATTGAAACATTTTCAACATCTAATATTTTTTCCATCAAATCACCTTTGAAAATCAAAAATGGTAAGTTTTAAATATTAATTTGTACTTTATCAATATTAAAGTTATTCAAAATTTAATAAAAAGTATTACTAGATACATTAATTATTATAAAATAGTTAATACTTTTCTTAAAAATAGGTGTTTGTCATGAATATTAGTATTAGAAAATTAAGCAATAACTGCGATGAAATTTCCAAGGTTCAGGATTTCTTGTTTAAAATGATTAAACAGGAATTCGGTTATGATTATGTTGCTGAATGGCATCAAGATATTAAAAATCTTGAAGATTATTACATCAATCCTCAGATGAATAATTTTTTTGTTGCATATTCTGATGATGGTGAAATAATCGCAACAATAGGTCTTAGAGCTTATGATAAGGATTTTCCCGAGTTTAAAGGCATTTATTCAAAAGATACTACCTCAAGTATCTGGAGATTATTTGTTGACAGACGATTTAGACGCCTCGGAATAGCTTCCAAAATGTTTTGTGTTGCAGAGGAATTTGCAAATTATGCTGGTTATGATGATATCTATTTACATACTCACAAGACTTTAAATGGTGCATTGGAATTCTGGACAAAAATGGGTTTTATTACTTGTCTTGATGCTAATGATGAGCTTCAAACAGTTCACATGGATAAGAAAATACGTGGATTAAAACTAGATTCCATTTCTAATGAGTTTAAATATGGTGTTAAACTTTAAATTTTGCTTAACTTAACAAATTATGGGGTAAATTTATGAATAAAAAAATAATTGCATTTGTTGGTGTTATTGCAGTAATATTAATAGCTATTGGTGCTTTTACATTAATGGGAAGTTCTCATGATGATGATCCAACCCATTTGACTGTAGTATCACATAGTAATATTCAAGAACCTGAAGCAGGATTCAATCCTCTTGTTGGATGGGGATGTGGACATCAAAACTATAATCCTTTAGTACAAAGCTGTTTATTTAAAACAGATAAAAACGGCAATTTTGTACCTGATCTTGCTACTAATTACTCAATTAGTGGGGATGGAAAAACATGGACTGTTAATGTAAGAGATGATGTTGTATTTTCAGATAACTCAACATTTGATGCAGAAGATGTTGCATTTACATTTAACACAGCTAAAAAAACAGAATCTGAATTGGATTTAACAAATATTGAAAGTGTTAAAGCAGTTAACAATAAAACTGTTGAATTTAATTTGGTTGAACCAAGATCATCATTTATCTATGATTTAAGATATGTTGGAATTGTACCTTCTGATTCCTATAACAATGAAACATATGGTAGTGCACCAATCGGTACTGGACCTTATGTATTGGACCATTGGGATAAAGGTCAACAGGCAATATTTAAAATCAATGATAACTATTATGCTGATAAACCATATTTCACTCAAATAACTTTACTTTTCCCTGATGAGTCAACCTGGTTGGAATTAGCTAAATCCGGTGATATGGATGTAGTTCCAGTACCAACTTCTGCTTTAAATCAGACAGTTGATGGTTATAAATTTGTTGAAAAATCTGCTGGAAGAGCACAGGGTGTGTCATTTCCGTACCTTAACGATACTGGTAAAGTAAGTGAAGGTGGAAATAAAATAGGTAACAATATAACAGCTGATAAAGCAATAAGGCAGGCACTTAACGTTGGTATTAATCGCCAAGCAATCTGTGATGAAGTATTTGCAGGTCATGCAAGCCCTGAATTTAGTGGTGTAGATACAAGAGACTACGCAAATCCTGATGTCATAATCAATGACAGTGATGTAAACAAGGCAAAAGAGATTTTAAAACAAGGTGGATGGAGCGACACTGACGGTGATGGAATTGTAGAAAAAAATGGTTTAAAAGCATCATTTGATTTATATTATCCTTCAAATTACCTTGACAGACAATCATTATCTACTGTATTTGCAGAACAGGCAAAACAAATTGGTATTGAAATAAACCTTAAAGGTGCTGACTGGGATACTATCTATAAAAATATGTACAGTTCTGCTGCATTAATGCAACAAACTTCTCCAGATCCATATAAATCAATATATCAACAGTATCACAGTAAAAATGCAGATGATTTTTACATGAATCCTGGATTATACAATAATTCAGATTCTGATAAACTAATGGAAGAAGCAATGCATTCTACTGATTTAAATGCATCTAATACATTGTGGTCCCAGTCTGCTCTTGTTAATGGTGGAGGATGGGGTCCAAATGGTGATGCTCCATTTGCATGGTTAGTTAACTATAACTACAACTACTTTATTAAAAATGGAATTGACATTGGAAAACAACCTGACGGTTTGGGAAATGATATTTTAATTAATGTTTGTGACTGGACTAGAACAAACTAATCTAAAATATCTTTCTTTTCTTTTTTTTTAATTCTTTAAGGAGGATTTTTCATTGAATAAAAATCAATTGTTAAAATTTTTTGGTTATAAATTTGTGCGTTTTGCAATATTGATTGTTGTAGTTGCAATTTTTAGTTTTATATTAATTGATTTGTCCCCTATTGATCCGGTTAATGCTTATTTAAAACAAGCTGCAGTATCAGAATCTCAAAGACAGATTCTTGAAGGATATTTTGGTACCAATGTTCCTTTAACTACTAAAATATTTCACTGGCTATCTAATTTAATGCATTTGGATTTAGGAACTTCATTAATATATCGTGCACCTGTAATTGATGTAATAATAGACAAGGCTTCTGCTTCTATTGTGCTTATGGCAATTTCCTGGTTGTTAAGTGGAGTAGTCGGTTTTACACTTGGTGTTATTGCAGGTAAAAACAAAGATTCCTGGATTGACAAGGCAGTTAAGGTATACTGCTACATTATTCAGTCAGCACCGTCCTTTTGGATTGGAATGCTTATTTTAATGGTGTTTGCAGTTTATTTAAAACTCTTCCCAATAGGTTTTGGTGTTCCGATTGGTGTAAGAAGTAGTGATGCAACATTTATGGAGTGGGCATCAAGATTAGTGCTTCCTACATTAACATTAAGTCTTGTTGGAGTAGCACCAATAGCAATGTATACTCGTAATGAATTAATTCAGGTTTTATCTTCTGATTATGTTTTATTTGCAAAATCCAGAGGTGAAAAAGGTTGGGATTTAGTAAAAAATCATGGATTAAGAAATATCCTGCTTCCAGCTATTACATTGCAGTTTTTATCATTCAATGAATTATTCGGAGGAGCCATACTTGTTGAACAGGTATTTTCATATCCTGGAATAGGTCAAACTGCTGTTGCAGCAGGCCTGAACAGTGATGTTCCATTATTTTTGGGTATTGTAATATTTAGTGCAATATTTGTATTTGTTGGAAATCTGCTTGCTGATTTGTCATATTATCTAATTGATCCAAGAATTAAGGAGAGTGAACTTAATGATTAAAAAACAGGAGGATAATAAGCAATGGTTTTTATACCCTGCTAATCTTAGAACAAAAACTCTTCTCATTATCATAGTTTCTTCATTGGTAATTTTGTCAATATTTGTTTCAAGCTATTTTATAAAAGACATCCCTACAAGTTTTATTAATGCTAATCAGATGCCTTCACTGGAGCATTTATTTGGTACTGACTGGATGGGAAGAGACATGTTTCAAAGAACAATTGCAGGTCTTGGATTAAGTATTATGGTAGGTTTAATTGCATCAATCATCAGTACATGTATTTCAATAATCTTGGGTTTGTTTTCAAGTTTCAACAGATTTACAGATGAGTTTGTTGCAGGAATCATTGATTTGTTTGGTTCAATTCCACATATTCTTTTAATTATTCTTGTGTCTATGATGTTTGGTGGTGGATTAATCGGTGTTGTTATGGGTGTTGGTTTTACTCACTGGACTCCTCTTGCAAGAGTTTTAAGATCCGAAGTAAAAGAAATTAAAACTAAAGAATTTATCCATTTATCTGAAAATATGGGTAAATCAAAAGCATGGATTGCTATAAAGCATATTTTCCCGTTAATAATCTCTCAAATCATAGTTGGGGTAATACTAATGTTTCCACATGCAATTATGCATGAAGCTTCAATAACTTTCCTTGGATTTGGTCTACCTCCTCATGAACCGGCTATTGGAGTAATTTTAGCCGAATCAATGAATTATCTCTCATCAGGCTATTGGTGGTTGGCATTCTATCCTGGTATGTCATTATTAATTGTTGTATTGCTGTTTGATTTTATTGGAGAGAGCGTTGAAAAATTACTCAATCCAGAAACAACACATAAATGATTTGTTCAAAAAAAATTTCATTAATTATTTAAATTATTAGTTTAAAATATTTAATTAGAATTATAATGAGGATTTGAAAATGGAAATTGAATATAATAAGCATGCAACCTATCCTCCTTTAATTGAGGACTTAGTAAATGAATTATTGAAAGATGATTTTGTACATTTCAAAATCTTGTGTGCAAATGAAGTTCATCATTTCAATAAATCTGAAAACACAATTATTAAATTTGAAACAACTTATGTAAAAGAAACCAGAGATAATGGTGATATGTTATACATTGCATACCCAGATATCTTCAGAGTTAAATTATATAGGGATGCATCTCAATACCTCAAAGACCAAGAAAAAGGCGATGCATTCAATGATGTTGACTGGACTGGAAATAGAATTATATTCTAGTCTTTTTTCTTTTTTTTATTTTTCAGGCGATTTAATGCAAAATTACCTTATTGAACACTTAACTTCAAAAGACAATAAACAGGCTTATGAATTTTCCAAAAAAATCATTTCAAACTCAGAGGATTGGTATGAATACTTTGATGTTTTTGTATCACTTTTAAACCATGAAAATTCACTTGTAAGAAACAGAACAATGAGTATTCTTGCAGCTATTGTAGAATTTGATGATGAAAACAAGTTTGATGACATTCTAGATGATTTTTTATCCCACATTAATGATAAAAAAGCTATTACTTCAAGACAGTGTATTAAATATCTGGCAATTGTAGGTACAAATCGTCCACGTTATAATCCGCAGATATTAAATAGCTTAGAAATGGCTGATTTATCAAAGTATAGTGAAAATATGCGTCCTTTAATTGAAAAGGACATTAAAAAAACACAAAAAATATTGTCTTCAATTTAATTTTTTTAAATTTTTTTATTTTTTAAATAAAACCATTGTTTTAGCATTATATTTATAAATAATTTTAAACATATATTATCATATTATTAATCAATAATTTATGGTGTTTAAATGAGTGAGGATATTAAAAAAACCATTAATGAATTACATATTTACGAAAAGAAACTTTTAAAAGAATTAGAAGCAAATGCAGATGCTACACCTGAGCAAATTGCTCAAAACACTGCTATGGATATTAAATCAGTTATGAGTGCAGCAGGATCTCTTGCTTCAAAAGACATTATTGAAGTTATAAAAGATGTTGAAGAAGAAATTTCATTATCTAAAGACGGATTGGAATTTGCTGAAATTAAACTTCCGGAACGTAGAGTTCTTGATGTTTTAGCTGAGAAAAAGGAAATCCACATGAAAGACTTAGCTAGTGAATCTGGTCTTGACAAAAAAGAATCCAACATTGCTATTGGTTGGTTACGCCGTAAAAACTGGGCTCAAATTGACAAAGGAGTCGTTAAAGTAACTGACAGTGGTATTGCTTTTAAAGATAAATTAGGTGATGATGAAGAATTATTAAAACATTTATCTGAAGTTAAAACTGTTATTAAAGATGAATTATCTGGCGATTTTATTGATGGATTTAAAAAATTAAATGACAGAAAAAACATTTTGGAAATTAAAAAGAATACCTCACATTCTTTTAAACTTTTAGAAAAAGGTGAAACAATCCTTAAAGTTGGTTTCACTATCCAAGAACAAGCTACTCAATTAACACACCAACAATTAAAAGATGGTGAATGGAAAAACTTACAATATCGTCCTTACGATATTAATGCTGAAGCACCTGTTATCTTTGCAGGTAAAAAACATCCATTAAGAGTAATTATTGATGAAATCAGAGAAATTTTCTTAAACATGGGATTCTTAGAAGACAATGGAGATTATGTTGAATCTGCATTCTGGAACTTCGATTCTCTTTTCCAGCCACAGGACCACGCAGCTCGTGAAATGCAGGACACTTTCTATATGAAAAATCCACTTACCTGTGACTTACCTGATATGGATTTAGTAAAACGTACTGCTGATACTCACGAAACCGGTGCAGATACTGGTTCTTTAGGTTGGCAATACGACTGGAGTGAAGATATTGCACGTCAAAGTGTTTTAAGAACTCACACAACCGGAATTTCCACAAAACACTTGTACGAGCACGAACCTCCAATTAAAATGTTTTCTGTAGGAAGAGTATTTAGAAGAGAAACTTTTGATTACAAACACTTGCCTGAGTTCCACCAGGTTGAAGGACTTGTATGTGATAAAAACATCAGTTTCCAAAACCTTCTTGGTACTTTAAAAGAATTCTATAAAAAATTAGGATTTGAAGTAAGATTCAGACCTGCATACTTCCCGTACACATACTTATCAGTTGAATCTGAAATTTACTTGGAAGAAAAAGAAAGCTGGATTGAACTTGGTGGATCTGGAATGTTTAGACCTGAAGTATTAAAACCTTTAGGAATTAACCAGCCTGCTTTAGCTTTCGGTTTAGGTATTGAAAGACTTGCTATGATTAGATATGATGTAGAAGACATTCGTATGCTTTACAAAAGTGATCTTAAATGGCTTCGTGAATTACCTCTTGATAAAGGGGTTGAATTATAGATGTCCATCAAGCTAGTTTCTTGGAATGTTAATGGAATAAGAGCAGTTTCAAAGAAAGATGAGTTTTGGGACTGGTTCACCAATACTGACGCAGACATTATTAACTTTCAAGAAGTGAGGTCTACGCAGGATCAAATTCCGAAGAAATTAGCTAATGTTGATGGCTTCAACCATGCGTTTAATGAAGCGGAAAAGAAAGGATATAGTGGTGTTGGAACTTACTCAAAAATCGAACCTGTAAGTATAACAAAAGGTTTGGGAATTGAGGAACTTGACAAGGAAGGAAGAGTTCTAAAAATCGAATATCCTGACTTTATTTTATACAACATATACTTCCCGAACAGTGGAATGGGAGCTAAAAGACTTGACTACAAAGTTGATTTTTGTAATGCACTTTTAGAACAAGTAGTTGAGTTAAAAAACGAAGGAAAAAATGTCGTAATCACAGGAGATTATAATATTGCTCACTATCCGATTGATGTTTACAATCCTAAAAACTGTGAAGGAAAATCAGGTTATCTTCCTGAAGAACGTGAATGGTTAGATGAACTTGAAAAAGCAGGTTTTGTAGATACTTTCAGACTCTTTGATGAAAGTGAAAACAACTTTACCTGGTGGAGTTACAGAACCCGTGCACGTGAGAGAAATGCTGGCTGGAGACTTGACTACTTTTATGTAAATGAAGAAATAAAAGATAAAGTAAAAGCAGCTGAAATTTTAAATGATGTTTACGGCTCAGATCACTGTCCTGTAACATTAGAACTTGATTTTTAAAAAAAGAGATTGTTGATTACAATACTGTATCAACATCACCAATATTTGAAATAATTTTAATATCCAAATTATTCTTTTTAATATATTCCCTGTCTTC from Methanobacteriaceae archaeon encodes the following:
- a CDS encoding triphosphoribosyl-dephospho-CoA synthase — protein: MDALEIAKIAQIASALEVSGYPKPGNVHRTRDYDDMVFEDFIISGIVIGDAIREACSDVDVENPQLGKYILKAVSETDKWIKNNTNLGIVMMITPIAVAAAISDSFDEIRENVKVLMANTSVDDACDLYDAINIADAGGMGDQDEYDVSSDSAKNELRENKQTMYDVLKISAPWDMLAREMTSDMPAVFEIGYPTYQKLSKEKSKNDACVLTFLKILSQVPDTLISRKYGSDDAIKVSMMTRDLLNIEGEDDFDEKVAQFDEFLFKNKYNPGTTADLTAASIFVSYLKDNFE
- a CDS encoding ATP-binding cassette domain-containing protein; the encoded protein is MKLKIENLSFKYPNAKKYLLKDVNLELDNKKIVGLIGDSGSGKSTLCKILSGYIDNYEGNVTFNENPLPKKGFKPIQLIYQHPEKVMNPKWKMKQVLEESWNVPDELLDEFCIQKQWLKRYPQELSGGELQRFSVLRSLNPNTQFLIADEMTTMLDAITQVQILDSVLKIVKKRKMGFLVVSHDTSLIETICDEKIYLKDINKGE
- a CDS encoding ABC transporter ATP-binding protein; the encoded protein is MEKILDVENVSISFIQYTHGLKQQNLNIITDLTLDLNKGELLAILGSSGSGKSLLAHAILGILPENANLNGKIKYKGKELTQQDKEDIRGKDIVLVPQSVNFLDPLMKISDQTIGHTKNDEEKAKKKIKQREIFEQYNLGPEVDDMYPHQLSGGMARRVLVSTALLSDPQIVVADEPTPGLDQKTVKETLNHFKQMKEDGIGILLITHDIYAALDVADRIAILYAGYVIEIAQTKDFTGSGENLLHPYTKSLYKALPENGFNLVKGHQPHHSETQKGCPYYERCEMRCEKCKNQTPKLFDLGNKKVRCFRYEDGE
- a CDS encoding GNAT family N-acetyltransferase, which codes for MNISIRKLSNNCDEISKVQDFLFKMIKQEFGYDYVAEWHQDIKNLEDYYINPQMNNFFVAYSDDGEIIATIGLRAYDKDFPEFKGIYSKDTTSSIWRLFVDRRFRRLGIASKMFCVAEEFANYAGYDDIYLHTHKTLNGALEFWTKMGFITCLDANDELQTVHMDKKIRGLKLDSISNEFKYGVKL
- a CDS encoding ABC transporter substrate-binding protein → MNKKIIAFVGVIAVILIAIGAFTLMGSSHDDDPTHLTVVSHSNIQEPEAGFNPLVGWGCGHQNYNPLVQSCLFKTDKNGNFVPDLATNYSISGDGKTWTVNVRDDVVFSDNSTFDAEDVAFTFNTAKKTESELDLTNIESVKAVNNKTVEFNLVEPRSSFIYDLRYVGIVPSDSYNNETYGSAPIGTGPYVLDHWDKGQQAIFKINDNYYADKPYFTQITLLFPDESTWLELAKSGDMDVVPVPTSALNQTVDGYKFVEKSAGRAQGVSFPYLNDTGKVSEGGNKIGNNITADKAIRQALNVGINRQAICDEVFAGHASPEFSGVDTRDYANPDVIINDSDVNKAKEILKQGGWSDTDGDGIVEKNGLKASFDLYYPSNYLDRQSLSTVFAEQAKQIGIEINLKGADWDTIYKNMYSSAALMQQTSPDPYKSIYQQYHSKNADDFYMNPGLYNNSDSDKLMEEAMHSTDLNASNTLWSQSALVNGGGWGPNGDAPFAWLVNYNYNYFIKNGIDIGKQPDGLGNDILINVCDWTRTN
- a CDS encoding ABC transporter permease translates to MNKNQLLKFFGYKFVRFAILIVVVAIFSFILIDLSPIDPVNAYLKQAAVSESQRQILEGYFGTNVPLTTKIFHWLSNLMHLDLGTSLIYRAPVIDVIIDKASASIVLMAISWLLSGVVGFTLGVIAGKNKDSWIDKAVKVYCYIIQSAPSFWIGMLILMVFAVYLKLFPIGFGVPIGVRSSDATFMEWASRLVLPTLTLSLVGVAPIAMYTRNELIQVLSSDYVLFAKSRGEKGWDLVKNHGLRNILLPAITLQFLSFNELFGGAILVEQVFSYPGIGQTAVAAGLNSDVPLFLGIVIFSAIFVFVGNLLADLSYYLIDPRIKESELND
- a CDS encoding ABC transporter permease; translation: MIKKQEDNKQWFLYPANLRTKTLLIIIVSSLVILSIFVSSYFIKDIPTSFINANQMPSLEHLFGTDWMGRDMFQRTIAGLGLSIMVGLIASIISTCISIILGLFSSFNRFTDEFVAGIIDLFGSIPHILLIILVSMMFGGGLIGVVMGVGFTHWTPLARVLRSEVKEIKTKEFIHLSENMGKSKAWIAIKHIFPLIISQIIVGVILMFPHAIMHEASITFLGFGLPPHEPAIGVILAESMNYLSSGYWWLAFYPGMSLLIVVLLFDFIGESVEKLLNPETTHK
- a CDS encoding phenylalanine--tRNA ligase subunit alpha, which codes for MSEDIKKTINELHIYEKKLLKELEANADATPEQIAQNTAMDIKSVMSAAGSLASKDIIEVIKDVEEEISLSKDGLEFAEIKLPERRVLDVLAEKKEIHMKDLASESGLDKKESNIAIGWLRRKNWAQIDKGVVKVTDSGIAFKDKLGDDEELLKHLSEVKTVIKDELSGDFIDGFKKLNDRKNILEIKKNTSHSFKLLEKGETILKVGFTIQEQATQLTHQQLKDGEWKNLQYRPYDINAEAPVIFAGKKHPLRVIIDEIREIFLNMGFLEDNGDYVESAFWNFDSLFQPQDHAAREMQDTFYMKNPLTCDLPDMDLVKRTADTHETGADTGSLGWQYDWSEDIARQSVLRTHTTGISTKHLYEHEPPIKMFSVGRVFRRETFDYKHLPEFHQVEGLVCDKNISFQNLLGTLKEFYKKLGFEVRFRPAYFPYTYLSVESEIYLEEKESWIELGGSGMFRPEVLKPLGINQPALAFGLGIERLAMIRYDVEDIRMLYKSDLKWLRELPLDKGVEL
- a CDS encoding exodeoxyribonuclease III is translated as MSIKLVSWNVNGIRAVSKKDEFWDWFTNTDADIINFQEVRSTQDQIPKKLANVDGFNHAFNEAEKKGYSGVGTYSKIEPVSITKGLGIEELDKEGRVLKIEYPDFILYNIYFPNSGMGAKRLDYKVDFCNALLEQVVELKNEGKNVVITGDYNIAHYPIDVYNPKNCEGKSGYLPEEREWLDELEKAGFVDTFRLFDESENNFTWWSYRTRARERNAGWRLDYFYVNEEIKDKVKAAEILNDVYGSDHCPVTLELDF